The Streptomyces sp. R28 region CTCAGGTTGCAGTTCCGGTTGCCGCGTTGGTGTGACCGCCGGCTCCCGTAGTTTGGCGGTCCGTGCGTATCCATAGATCACTGAGGTCATTGCCAGAATGAGAAGTGGCCCGGATATCACCGGATGTCTTGCCATCTCCATCGGCAGATAGCGGTACGACACGAAGAGCGCGGCGAAGACCGTGGCGCCGTAGATGACCAGCTGGATTCCTGGCCGGTCCCAGCCACGGTCGAGCGAGCGCAGCGCTGCCTCGATGGTGAGCGCGAACACCACGCCGGCGACGAGATCCACGCCGTAGTGGTAGCCGAATCCCAGCGTCGCAGCGAGCGTGGCAATGAGCCAGAACGTGCCCGCGAACCGCAGAACCCGGGGGGCCCTGCGGGTATGAATGAAGATCGCGACAGCCCACGCCGTGTGCAGGCTGGGCATGCAGTTGCGAGGGGTGATCCCGTCGTACGGCATCGGGTGCGGGGTGTTGATCGGTGGCGGCACGTCCGGCCACAGGTTGGCCATCGCCCAGTGGATTCCGCCGGTGCCGGAGGCGCCCGGGCCGTAGGCGAAGACGGGTCCGACCACCGGGAAGAGCATGTAGATGCCCGGCCCGAGCAGGCCGATCACCAGGAAGGTGCGCACCAGATGATGGCTCGGGAAGCGGCCCTCGACCGCCACGTTACGCAGCTGGTAGAGCGCGACGACAACCGCAGCCACCGCAAGCTGACCGTAGACCAGGTGGAGAAGGTGGGTACTGAACGGGCTGGTGGCCTCGACGATCCGGCCGACCAGCCACGACGGGTTGCCCAGCGCATGATCGGCGGTTGCCACATACGGGTCGAGCACTGTCGGCCGAGTCTTCGACGTGATGAGCAGCCAGGTGTCGCCCGTCTTGCGGCCGGCCACGAGCAACAGGCCCAGCCCGACGCCCTTCAGCAGCAGGACGCGTTCCCGGCCGGTGCGGCGCGTGACAGCGATGCCCCCAAAGCCCAACATCACCCACAACGCACCGGTGCCGAACCAATGGCCGTCGGCCATCGTGGCGTCGCCTGCCCACCGCGCCAGCAGGAAGACGAGGTCGATACCGATCGCGGCACCAGCCGCGATGAACCGTTGTCGCCAAGGGAGCACCATCAGCATCAACGCCAAACCGCCGTACAGCGGTCCCGGTTT contains the following coding sequences:
- a CDS encoding phosphatase PAP2 family protein; protein product: MLWVAAGVVALGFLITLEIAARRYGQPGPISNQVKALVFAPKPGPLYGGLALMLMVLPWRQRFIAAGAAIGIDLVFLLARWAGDATMADGHWFGTGALWVMLGFGGIAVTRRTGRERVLLLKGVGLGLLLVAGRKTGDTWLLITSKTRPTVLDPYVATADHALGNPSWLVGRIVEATSPFSTHLLHLVYGQLAVAAVVVALYQLRNVAVEGRFPSHHLVRTFLVIGLLGPGIYMLFPVVGPVFAYGPGASGTGGIHWAMANLWPDVPPPINTPHPMPYDGITPRNCMPSLHTAWAVAIFIHTRRAPRVLRFAGTFWLIATLAATLGFGYHYGVDLVAGVVFALTIEAALRSLDRGWDRPGIQLVIYGATVFAALFVSYRYLPMEMARHPVISGPLLILAMTSVIYGYARTAKLREPAVTPTRQPELQPEPL